TCGACCATTTTTTCGATATTTACTTTTACCTTGTTCTCATGACCTGAATAAGTGTGTACGACATACCACTTGGCATTGCCATCACCTCTAAGACCTTCTTCCTCTAAAGGTGAAAGTATGTTTTTTTCTGAATCTGACATTTTGCACCTTCTTTGACAATTAATTCATAGTTACGCCAAGGATATTCTTAAGAAGAGCTAGAACTCCTAGGTCTACAAGCCAAAATCCAAGTGCACATACAGCACATGTTGCCGCCACAACAACAGTGTAAGCGCCAAGTTCCTTACGAGTAGGCCATACAACCTTTCCCATCTCTTTCCTAACGCCCTTAAGGTATTCACCTAGACTTTGCTTGCGCGGTGTATTTGCATTCTTAGCTGTAGCCATCGCCGCCTCCTTACTTCGTTTCCTTGTGTAGTGTTTCCTTCTTGCAGAACTTACAATACTTCTTAAGTTCGATTCTATCAGGATCGTTTTTCTTGTTCTTCATGGTATTGTAGTTTCTCTGCTTGCACTCTGTACACGCAAGTGTAACCTTAACCCTCATATCTTTATGTCCTTTCGTTTATTAAATACTCAAATTCAGAGCCGTTTAGCTCCGGCCCTGAATGTCTAAGCATAAAGTTGCCTATTAATTGTACCCTAAGCACTTGTCAATGTCAAACCATTTCCAAAAAAACTTGAAAATTACATTGTCCTATCTTAGCGTACATTACTATTTAGCGATTATTACCGAGGCTAACCTGGTTATTCAGACATTACCTCACTGATTTTATCTACTGCCTTATTTACGCTTTCGCTATCAGGAACTACTACAGACGCGTATTCCCCACCAAGCGCATAGCATGGCTTAAGGTCGATATCGCCCTTCATGTTCTGAGTTGTGACCGTCCATCCCTTTAGTCCCGAGCTCTGCATTCTTACTAGCGCCTTTATATCAGAAGAATTCATATTTACTTCCATATAGCTCTTAACAGAATTCAAGATATCTGGATACTTTAGAAGGAGCACTTTAGGCGAAGTCACCTTTTTGATCATGGCTTTCATCACCTTTTGCTGATTTCTATTTCTCTGGAAATCTCCATCCTCAAAGGACTTCCTCTCTCTAGCAAAGGCAAGTGCCTCTTCTCCGTTCATGTGGTTATATCCCTTAACAAACTTGTAGTAGGCCTGTCCATGTGTCTCGAAATCAAAGTCAGAGTTCACATCTATTCCGCCAATCGAATTCACCATACTCTTAACTGTAGAGTAGTTTACCTTGACATAATAGTTCATCTCAAGTCCAGTGAGTTTCTCAACAGAAGCAACTGTTTCATCTGCTCCATAGATACCGCTATGTGTAAGCTTATCGTATTCACCTTCGACATCAGGGTATTCTATGTAGAAATCTCTTGGTATTGACGTCAAAAGAATCTTCCTCGTCTTTGGATTAACTGTGACTATCATATTAACGTCAGATCTTGAGCTCTGAGAAATATCTCCCTCGACATCAAGTCCTGTTATCAAGATATTAAACGGTTCCTCACTTACGTCTACGCGTTTAGCCTCAGCTCTATCCTTACCTGACGAGTCTGATGTTATCTTATCAAAGAACAAGAGCGTATTTACAATGTACACGCTTGCCACGCACATGGACCCGCCCATAATCAAAGCGAGAAGTATGCATATAAACTTTCTCGATTTCTTAAATCTATACGAATGAAGTGCTGGAAATATCAAAAGGAAGGCCACAAAAAGTGTAGCTGCTACTATAATCAGCGTCTTAGTAGTCAAAAACTGAGAATAACAAAGCAGGCCCATGAAAATCAGGGTCACAAGCAAATAGAGTCTTGATAAAAGCCGTGTAAATTTACCTAGTGGCGACTTTGTTACTGTTCTTCTACGATGCGTTCTAGCTTCTTCCATTTTCTTCTCTCTTCTATTATTTATTTTCCTTGCTCTATAATTTTACATCCCAGCTTTTACTTTGTCGAGGTGTATAGCTAAATATGGAAAAATAAGATTATATACACTGGTTCCCTTTGTTCACCAATAGATTTGCTCAATTAGACAGCAAATTAACCTTAGATAAAATCTGCTATTTTACTCTAAAGCCTTCTCCAAACACCTCATGTGATTCTACTATAATCATAAATGCCTTAGGGTCAGTCTCCTTAAGGATTTCACTTAGCTGAAATGCCTGCTTGTTTCCGCAAGCACACATAACCACCGACTTATCTTCCTCAGAATAGCTTCCCTTCGCTTTGAGGAAGGTCGCACCTCTATCTATTACTGCATCTATTTTCTCCGCAACCTCGCTAGGCTTATCGGTGACTATCAAAGCCATCTTTCCTGATGTCAGACCAAATAGGAACTTGTCGATTACTACAGATATTATATAGCTTATTATGATTCCGTAAATCAGACCGTTTATGCTTCTTGATACGACAGCTACGCCGAGCATTACAATCAAGCAGTCCATTATAAATGAAATCTTACCTATAGTCATGTACGGTTTCTTTGCTTTGATGCTAAGTATTATGAAGTCCGCACCACCAGTTGATGAGTTTCTCATATAAATCAAAGCGTATCCGATTCCCGAGAACACTCCAGTGCATATTGCAGCTAGCATTGTATCCCCTGAATAGATTGGAAATCTAGGTGCAATATAGTCAATTATCGCTGATGTTATAATCAGAGACTTGATTGAATTAAAGAAATATCTTTTGCCAAGTATCTTGTAGCAAAGCAAGGCAACCGGGATGTTAAGCGCAATGGTCACCGCACCTATTGGAAGTCCAAACATGTGGTTAAATATCAAAGCTATACCTGTAAATCCAACGAGCGGGAAATGTGACGCAGCAGCAAAATTATATGCACCTAAGGCTATAAAGATACCACCTATGATATCGAAGAGAATGTCGACAGATATCCTTTGTATATCTCTTTTTTCTATCTTATTCATACTAACACCTCTCTTATACTTACATGAAATAGCTTTGATTTAGACTATTAAATTAGCCTCTCCGAAAAAATACCGGCACTGTTGTGCCGGCATCTTATGTCTACTTGTAATTTGACCTATTACTCGATAATCTCTGTTACAACACCTGAACCTACTGTTCTGCCACCTTCTCTGATAGCGAATCTTAGGCCTTCTTCGATAGCGATTGGTGTGATCAAATCAATCTCCATGATTACGTTATCTCCAGGCATGCACATCTCTGTTCCTTCTGGTAACTTTAGGTCTCCTGTTACGTCTGTTGTTCTGAAGTAGAACTGTGGTCTGTATCCGTTAAAGAATGGTGTATGTCTTCCGCCTTCTTCCTTCTTTAGTACGTATACCTGTCCCTTGAACTTTGTATGTGGGTGAATTGTTCCTGGTGCTGCTAGAACCTGTCCTCTTTCGATTTCGTTTCTCTGTACACCTC
The nucleotide sequence above comes from Eubacterium sulci ATCC 35585. Encoded proteins:
- the rpmG gene encoding 50S ribosomal protein L33 (in Escherichia coli BM108, a mutation that results in lack of L33 synthesis had no effect on ribosome synthesis or function; there are paralogous genes in several bacterial genomes, and a CXXC motif for zinc binding and an upstream regulation region of the paralog lacking this motif that are regulated by zinc similar to other ribosomal proteins like L31; the proteins in this group have the CXXC motif), with amino-acid sequence MRVKVTLACTECKQRNYNTMKNKKNDPDRIELKKYCKFCKKETLHKETK
- a CDS encoding membrane protein — translated: MNKIEKRDIQRISVDILFDIIGGIFIALGAYNFAAASHFPLVGFTGIALIFNHMFGLPIGAVTIALNIPVALLCYKILGKRYFFNSIKSLIITSAIIDYIAPRFPIYSGDTMLAAICTGVFSGIGYALIYMRNSSTGGADFIILSIKAKKPYMTIGKISFIMDCLIVMLGVAVVSRSINGLIYGIIISYIISVVIDKFLFGLTSGKMALIVTDKPSEVAEKIDAVIDRGATFLKAKGSYSEEDKSVVMCACGNKQAFQLSEILKETDPKAFMIIVESHEVFGEGFRVK